The Candidatus Poribacteria bacterium nucleotide sequence ATCCTGCAGGCGCACTCGAAGCCTCCGTCCAGATACGCAGCGCCGACAATCGCCTCGAATGCAGACGCAAGTACGCGCTCTCGCCGCGAGGGATGGGTCGTGCCGATATCCAGCTCCGCTCGGATATGGAGGTCGATACCCAGCGCCTCGGCGACCCTTGCCAGATGTCTCCGGCTTGCGAGTCGCGCACGTGTCCGGCTGAGGTCGCCCTCGGACGCACGCGTGTGGGTCGCGAGCAGCCGGCTGCGAATCGCCAGATCGATGACCGCGTCGCCCAGGAACTCGAGGCGTTCGTTGTGGGAGTCCGAATCACCGTCGTCTGACGGCTCCGCCGCAGAGCGATGGGTCAGAGCGACCGACAGCCACCTCGGTTCCTGGAATACATAGCCGAGGGTCGATTCCAGCGGGTGAGACATGGCGGCGCGTTCCGGCGAGCCCGCGATCTAACCTTCGCGCCACCGGCGCACGACGAGAGTCGTGTTGTGACCACCGAACCCGAAGGCATTCGAGATGGCGATGTCCACAGCCGCGTCTCGCGCCACGTTGGGCACGTAGTCCAGGTCGCACTCCGGGTCTGGTGACGCTAAGTTGATCGTCGGAGGGATGCGCTGGTGCTTGATCGCCATGATGCACGCGATCAGCTCGATGGCTCCGGCAGCGCCCAGCAGGTGTCCGGTCATGGACTTCGTCGAGCTCACGGGAAGGCTGGGTGCTAGATCGCCGAAGAC carries:
- a CDS encoding ribonuclease III (cytoplasmic enzyme involved in processing rRNA and some mRNAs; substrates typically have dsRNA regions; forms a homodimer; have N-terminal nuclease and C-terminal RNA-binding domains; requires magnesium as preferred ion for activity); this encodes MSHPLESTLGYVFQEPRWLSVALTHRSAAEPSDDGDSDSHNERLEFLGDAVIDLAIRSRLLATHTRASEGDLSRTRARLASRRHLARVAEALGIDLHIRAELDIGTTHPSRRERVLASAFEAIVGAAYLDGGFECACR